Genomic DNA from Channa argus isolate prfri chromosome 10, Channa argus male v1.0, whole genome shotgun sequence:
ccaaaatgaccacaaagcagtttttttcccctttacaACCCAAACAGCATGTTACTGCCCCCTACAGGCTAAGATTTACCTTACACATTATACGTTTACACATCTGTAAAATGAGTGTGAACTGAACTTTTTTGAGTATTACACAGTCTGTAATATTTATAGTCAGTTTACTACTACTCAGAAACATGGTCACTTGGCCACAAGATTTTTATGATTGAACATCATAAACCACATGTCAAAATGACAGGTACAAACTTTAACACCTTTATATACCTGCACAGGGACACATCTTTGAGACTTCCTGCAGCACAGTCCCTATTTCTAAACAAACGAAACAACTGTAACACGCCTTAGCTCTTTCATTATGACTGCAGAAGTACAtcccttttttggttttttgcatTTGACGATGTAGCACCATAACTTTTCAGGTGACAGCTACATACgcagaacaaaataaagtaacgtgattaaattattataagattattattaacaatgaaaataacagtttaacagtcatttattttaaacagaataaCATCAAAACGCAAATATGAGACTAACTGATCTCAAATGTTCAGGACTTCAATCCAAAAGCCTTGAAAGCAGCATAGATCCTCTCTCTGTTGACGGCTTTTGGACCTCTCACTCCACCAGTGTCCTGCTTCATCAAGGTGAAGACCGCGGCTGAGTAAATCTGAGTGTCCTTACTTATCTAAGGAAATGTATTTCAAATGttaacaaatattaacaaaatatttatttttatttttattttttaataaatacgtTCATCTTACCTTAAATCTCCTTTGTTCACTTCTTTCTTGAAACgaagcagcagctgcaacataaaatacctttttaaaagtCATATAAAGTAATCATATaacaattttgttatgttgaaATGGATGAAACCTCTTGTGTAACTAACGTGTAATATAACATATGAAGTTCAATTACCCATGCAACATTCACACTTATTCTTCACGGCATAAATGAAGAAGGCTGCAGCAATCACTGTCATagccaaaacagcacaaagcaGAAGCAGAGTTATATTGCCAATGGTGGCTGATGATAAGATTGCTCCTGAAACATGGATAAGAACAAATATTTAAGACAAGTTAACTCTTAAAGAATAAGATCGTCATTGAGAATGTGTTAATCAGAATAAAGAAACAGTTACCTTCAATGTCCAGTTTTGTTCCATTGCCGAAAATGATCTCTCCACATGCGGCCACAGCACAGTAATAAGTCCCAGCATCAGAGGAGGTGACGTTCTTGGATAGGCGATAAACACAGGTCTTCACAGTGTCAGATCTGTGATCACAACTTTGAGGTGTATTTCCATCAGTGTAGATGACGCTAGGAAGAAAGATGTTGGACCTGACTCCAAACCAGTGCACACTGGCTTCACTTGGACACGTCTCATTCTCAGCGTCAGAGAGGACTGAACACTGGAGAGTGACAGAGTCTCCTGGATGGACTGGACCAGATGCTGTTGGCCACTGAACAATATCATATGTCTTCTGAATGTTTTCTATAATTACAAAAGAgtataaatagttaaaaaattacattaagtGTGATATATATGTAATTCTGCATGAAGATTTGCTTTACCTTTAAAGAACAAATATGTGCCACTCCACTCATCCTTACTCCAAGTACTGACTGCGCAGTAATGGACTGCTTCGTCTGCTCGGATTGTCCTCAGGATGGTCAGAGTGCTTTGGGATGAGTTATGCTTTGCACAATATCTGGTCGGAGAAAATCCTTGTTCAAATGTAGGAATTGTAGTACCTTTCGTCAGCGTTGTGACTAATCTGGGATTATCACCAACTCTTTGTTTGTACCACTTCACTCGTGTGTTGCTATTTTCTGAATTTGGGTATAAACATGTGAAGGTGACAGGTTCACCGAGTTGGACTGTGGTCACTGAAATCAGTGCATCTGAAAAGATAATGGAAATATAGTTGATTTTTAATCATATAATTACAGAATGAAGCATTTACTGCTTAAACTAATATTTATGAATTATTCATAAATGGCaataaataaactttgtttaaattagttttattagaTAAGTTGAGAAACATAGCTGTGTGCTATTGTTACATCCaaccaaatagaaaaacataacCTTTCCGAACGAAACCGATAAATCAGTTGAACAAAAGAAGAATGCACTTACATCCTTGATGGAGAAGAAACAGTGTAATCCATAAAAGAACCATCTTGATAATGTCTCTTGTTACAGTATCTTCGGAGCTTTTTGAAGAGAAAGCTGATGCCACAGGCTGGTTGCTACAGGTCAAACTGCCTGAAACATCCACTTGGTAATCACAAGATGCAAGTTTCAAAACTGTATTTCCTGTTGCACCATTCTTGTGCAATTTTATGACCTTTGaggttttgtggttttattcaAGTAGAGGAAAACAATAAAGGCTGCAGCAAAATCACTTGCTTAACCAGCATTACTAGACAGTTGCTTTCTAAGTTTGGCTTTTAACTTATTACAAAACCAAGAAGCCCATCTTTGCAAATAAtcacacaaatatgtaaatgtcattgcaaTGTTTTGCTCTTCCTTTTGATCAGGCCAAGGTTACTTTCGTACCTGGTGTGCAGTTTCCTTTTGCtgtatagaaaagaaaaacatagcATTCCTTCTTTTTTCACCCAAGTCTATCTTTGGGTCAGATATGTAAAACGTTCCTTGGAGTAGTTTGGTGACAGTCTGCAGCCATGCTAGCAGCTTTGTACAGACGTactaaatgctaaaatgcttACAATAGCATTAGTAAATTGCAGGTATATGTATTAAGTGTTAACTTGATGATGGCACTAAAAAGTCCGGGAACTTGAGTAATTGGGAATAATCTTAGCACCGTATGAATATCTGTACACCATTTCCTAATTTGTTAAACAATAATTGTTGAAAGACTCAAAAGAGGTGCCTGACTGAGCAACACTACTTGTATAATATTGCACGAAACCAAAGCAAAACGGGCAGTTTCTTTATTGTCTTCATGCTTCAGTGATCATAAGAATTTGGTCTTTTGCATTATTAGTCAGGAGTGTAAGTGTGATGTGAATGGGCTGTGTTGTGTGACGGTATAATAGGGGAGATGGCTGCAATAAAAAACTTTCAGAAAGGAAATGGGTACAT
This window encodes:
- the LOC137134137 gene encoding immunoglobulin kappa light chain-like isoform X2, with product MVLLWITLFLLHQGYALISVTTVQLGEPVTFTCLYPNSENSNTRVKWYKQRVGDNPRLVTTLTKGTTIPTFEQGFSPTRYCAKHNSSQSTLTILRTIRADEAVHYCAVSTWSKDEWSGTYLFFKENIQKTYDIVQWPTASGPVHPGDSVTLQCSVLSDAENETCPSEASVHWFGVRSNIFLPSVIYTDGNTPQSCDHRSDTVKTCVYRLSKNVTSSDAGTYYCAVAACGEIIFGNGTKLDIEVIAAAFFIYAVKNKCECCMAAASFQERSEQRRFKISKDTQIYSAAVFTLMKQDTGGVRGPKAVNRERIYAAFKAFGLKS
- the LOC137134137 gene encoding immunoglobulin kappa light chain-like isoform X1; amino-acid sequence: MVLLWITLFLLHQGYALISVTTVQLGEPVTFTCLYPNSENSNTRVKWYKQRVGDNPRLVTTLTKGTTIPTFEQGFSPTRYCAKHNSSQSTLTILRTIRADEAVHYCAVSTWSKDEWSGTYLFFKENIQKTYDIVQWPTASGPVHPGDSVTLQCSVLSDAENETCPSEASVHWFGVRSNIFLPSVIYTDGNTPQSCDHRSDTVKTCVYRLSKNVTSSDAGTYYCAVAACGEIIFGNGTKLDIEGAILSSATIGNITLLLLCAVLAMTVIAAAFFIYAVKNKCECCMAAASFQERSEQRRFKISKDTQIYSAAVFTLMKQDTGGVRGPKAVNRERIYAAFKAFGLKS